CGAGGTGTCCACCAGCAACGCCACCGCAGCCTGGGTGCGGGTTTCGGTCTCGGAGATCTCGACGTCGTCGACGGTGATGCGCAGCGACGGGCGACCCTCGTCGAGGTTGTGCGTACCCGCTTGCCGCAGTACGGCATTGGTGAGAGTTCGGGAGATGTTCCATGGCTCGGTGTCGCCGAATTGCCAAGGTCGAGTCGCCCCGGTCAACTCGCCGGCCGCACCCGCGCGCCGGTGGTCCCGCTCGCCATGCCGTCCGGAAAGCTGTTGCGCCACATCGCGTAACGCGGTCTCCCCGAGACGACGCAAAGCCTTCGGGGAAAGTCGCCACTGACCGTCGGAGCCACGGTCCAAGAAACCCTGATTGACCAGGGCACGTTCGAGTTCGGCAAGCGTGCGGGCGTCGACGGCGGCTTCGTCGCCCAGTTGGCGGGCCAGCGCGTCGAGGTCGACGTCGTCCATGGTGGCACCCGGGTACGCCTGCGAAAGCTGATCGGCGAGTTGCTCGAGCTCGCCGATGTCGGCCAGTACCTGCGCGCCCTCGCCCATGCCCAGTGGGTTCTCACCAGAGAACTGCTGCGAGCCGTCCCAATCCTCCCCCGGGCGCGCGGCCTGCAGATGCGCGTCCAGCCGGCCCAACGCCTGCATCAGTGACGGCGATCCAAAAGCCTGCTGCGCCAACGTATCCAGCTCGTCGCGCTGCTCCTGGGACAGGCTGTTGCGGAAGCGCTGCGCGGCCGCGGCCCGCTTGGCCAGCGAGTCCAGCAGCTCGTCGACATTGCGCGGGTTTTCCGGGAAGAACTCGCCATGCTTGTCCATGAAATCCTGGAAATCCTGCTGCGTATCTTCGCCGCGAGAGTGCTTGTCCAGCAGGTTGTTCAGATCGTCCAGCATGTCTTTGACCCGCTGACGGTCCTCGTCGGTGGCACCTTCCAGCGCCTGCTTCATGCCGGCGAAACGCTGGTCCAGCATTTCGCGCCCCAAGAGGTCCTTGATCTGCTCGTACTTCTGCCGGGCCTCGGCGCTGCGCCAGTCGTATTCGGAAAGTTCCTGTACAGCCTTGGCCGGCGACGGCGGCAGCGCCTCCAACTGCAGCTCGGAGAAGCGCGCGTCGTCGTCCAGCGCGCGCGCCAGTTCCTTGCGCTCGGCCAGCACGGCCTCGTCGAGCAGCTTCTTGATTTCCTGCAGGGTGCCGTCCAAGTTGTTGCGGCGCAACAGGTCCCTGCGGCGGCGGTTGGCCTCGGCGGCCAGCCGGTCGGCACCGCGCATGTTCTCGGTGCCGCGCCGCAGCAACTCCGACAGCGCGCGGCGCGGCGAGGTGCCGCCCATCACGTCCTGCCCGATCGCTTCGAGCGCCTCACGCAGATCCACCGGCGGTGCCAGCGGGTCGGGCCCGCCGGTGTACGCCGAGTACCGCGACGAGTGCCCTCTATTAGCCATAGACGGTTTGCCCTTCCCCGGACACTTTGTCGACCCGCTTAGCCAGATACAGCGCCTCGAGCGCCAGTTCCAGCGCCGCGGCCCGCTCGCCTTCGGATTCCGCGCCCAGCTTGCGGGCGATGGCATCCACCACCGGTAGGCCGGGAACCGCGGCCAACACGTCCTTGGCCGACACCCGCTCGCCCGTCGTCACGGCGGAGCCACCCTCGACGGCCGACACCAAGGTGCCGACGTCGATGCCGCCCAGCACCCGCGATGCGGTGTCGGCGGTGGCGCGGCGCAGCAAATGCTCGAGCACCGCCTGCTCACGGCCCTCCTCACCGGACTCGAATTCCAATTTGCCGCGCAGCACGTCGATCACGGTGCCCAGGTCGACCACCCGGGCCACCGGGTCGGTCTCACCGAGGATCGCGCCGCGGTGGCGGGCCGCGGCCGCGACGGTCTCGGCGGCCGCGATGGCGAACCGCGCCGAGACCCCGGAACGCTGGTCGACCGAGCTGGACTCGCGCAGATAGCGGGCGAAGCGGGCGATCACCTGAAACAGATAGTCGGGCACCTGCGCGCTCAGGTGTGCCTCCTGCGCGATGACGCCGATCTCGGCGGACAGTTCCAGCGGGTAGTGGGTGCGGATCTCGGCCCCGAAGCGGTCCTTGAGCGGGGTGATGATGCGGCCGCGGTTGGTGTAGTCCTCGGGGTTGGCGCTGGCCACCACCAGCACATCCAGCGGTAGGCGCAGCGTGTAACCACGGACTTGGATGTCGCGTTCCTCCATCACGTTGAGCATCGACACCTGGATGCGCTCGGCGAGGTCGGGCAGCTCGTTGACAGCGACGATGCCGCGGTGCGCGCGTGGAATCAGGCCGTACGCAATGGTCTCGGGGTCACCCAGGCTGCGGCCCTCAGCGACCTTGATCGGGTCGATGTCACCGACCAGGTCGGCGACACTGGTGTCAGGCGTCGCCAGCTTCTCGGTGTACCGCTCGCTGCGGTGTTTCCACGCGATCGGCAGGTCCGCTTGCGCCTGGGCGGCGCGACGAATCCACTCCGGGGTGATCGGGTTGTAGGGATGCTCGCCCAATTCGGAGCCCTCGATTACCGGGGTCCACTCGTCAAGCAGTCCGGTCAGTGCCCGCAGCAGCCGTGTCTTGCCCTGCCCGCGTTCGCCCAGCAGCACGAAGTCGTGCCCGGCGATCAGGGCCCGCTCCAGCTGCGGAATCACGGTGTCGTCAAAACCGAGGATCCCGGGCCACACCTCGTCACCGTCGGCGAGCGCGGTGAGTAGATTCTCCCGGATTTCCTGCTTGACTCCCCGCTCGCGATGGCCGGAGGCACGCAGCTCGCCGACGGTGCGGGGCAGATTGCTCGGTGAAGTCACCTCTCCACGCTACGACCCTGCCGGGGATTCAGCACGGGCGCGTTCATCAAATGCGCTGAAGGCCGGGCAATCAAATCGATTGCCCGGCCTGCGCGTGGTACGTGGAACAGTCAGCTCGTGGTAACGGTTGCTTCGGGGTCGCCCGGCTTCCAGGTGATGGTGCCGTGCTCGAACGTCGACTTGTAGGTGCCGTCGGGCTGTACCTGCTCGTCCGCGGTGGGGTAGCCCAGCTTGCCCTGCGAAGCCTGGTTGGCATTCCACGCATCGCGGATCTTGCCCCAGACGAAGTAGACCGGGCCGCCGTTGCGGTAGATCAGCACTCCGCCGTCGAACTGCTGGTAGACACCACTGTTGTCTTGGGTGTTCTTCTGGTTGTCGAACGGAGCACCAAGGTCCTTCTTCTGGGCTTCGGTCAGCGTTTGCCACTTGGCCAGAATGGGGCCCTCGACCGTGTACTGGGTACCGTTGGCGCCGGGGATCTGTGTCGAGCTCGCCGACGCACTGGAGCTTGGACCCGACGCCGGGGCCGACGACGTCGCGCTGGAGATCGCGCTCGAGACCGCCGAGGTTGCCGAGCTCAACGAACTCGACGCTTCGTTGGATTTGTTCGAATTGCTGCAGCCGGCACCGATCAGCCCGAATGCTGCGATCGCCGCGGAGAATGCTGCCGTTCGTTTCGTTGTCGCGCGCATCATGCCCTCCGAATTCGTTTGACCCCGTCCCTAGGTGCGATGCTATGCACCTTGTGACGCGGGCGACAAGGGTCGCCGCACCGGGCCATCAATGCGCGAAGTGCCGCGCCCCGGTCAGATAGAGCGTGATCCCGGCATTAGCGGCAGCGGCGGTCACCTCATCGTCGCGTACCGAACCGCCGGGGTGCACGATCGCCTTGACCCCGGCCGAGGTCAGAGTCTCGAGGCCGTCCGGGAACGGGAAGAACGCGTCGGAGGCCCCGACGGCTCCCCTGACCCGTTCGCCGCCGCGTTCGACTGCCAACCGGGCGGCGTCGACCCGGTTCACCTGGCCCATGCCCACGCCGATGGTGGCGCCGCCGGCGACGATGACTATCGCATTCGACTTGACTGAACGACAGGTTCGCCAGGCGAAGACGAGGTCGGTGAGCGTGGCGGGGTCGGCGGGTTCGCCGGTGGCCAGGGTCCAGTTGTTGGGGTCGTCGCCGGGGGCGTCGAGTTGGTCGCGCTGCTGGATCAGCAGTCCGCCGCTGATCGGCCGCAGCTCGTGGGCGCCGCTAAGCGGTTCGGAGGCCACCAGCACCCGGATGTTCTTCTTGCGGCTCAGCACCTCGATCGCGCCTGGCTCGTAGGCGGGAGCGACGATCACCTCGGTGAAGATCGTGCTGACGTACTCGGCCATCTCCACGCTGACTTCGGTGTTGGCTGCGATCACCCCGCCGAAGGCGCTCAGCGGGTCGCATTCGTGGGCTTTGCGGTGCGCGTCGGCAACCGAGACGTCGGAGATAGCGATGCCGCACGGGTTGGCGTGCTTGATGATCGCCACGCAGGTCCGCTCGTGGTCGAAGGCCGCCCGCCAGGCCGCGTCCGCGTCGGTGAAGTTGTTGTAGGACATCTCTTTTCCGTGCAGCTGCTCGGCCTGCGCCAGACCCGGCCACGCGACGGGGTCGGCGTAAAGCGCAGCCTGCTGGTGCGGGTTCTCGCCGTAGCGCAGCGTCGACTCACGGCGCCAGTAACGGGCGAAGAAATGCGGGAATTCCTGCGCGGGTTCCTCGGGCGCCAGCGTGGACTGCATCCAGTTGGCGACCGCGATGTCGTATTCAGCTGTGTGCTGAAACGCCAGGGACGCAAGCTTTTTACGCTCGGCTAGGGAAAAGCCTCCGTGCCGTACGGCGGCCAGCGCACCGTCGTAGCCGCGGGGATCGGTTACCACGGCGACGCTGGGATGATTCTTGGCCGCCGCGCGCACCATCGATGGACCGCCGATGTCGATCTGCTCGACGCATTCGTCTTCCGAGGCACCGGATTCGACGGTCTGGGTGAAGGGATAAAGGTTGACGACGACGAGCTCGAACGCTTCGATACCGAGTTCGGCCAGGGCTTCTTGGTGCGCGGTCTTGCGCAGGTCGGCCAGCAGTCCGGCGTGCACACGCGGGTGCAGGGTTTTGACACGTCCGTCCAGGACTTCGGGGAAACCGGTCAGTTCCTCCACGCGGGTCACCGGAATCGCTTTGTCGGCAATGGCCTTCGCGGTCGAACCGGTCGACACGATCTCGACGCCGGCGTCGGCGAGGCCCCGGGCCAGTTCGACCAGCCCGGTCTTGTCGTAGACACTGATCAATGCGCGACGAATCGGCTTCTTGTCGATGCTCATGCTGCGCTCATCCCAGGGTCGCCTTTCGTCCTGTTACCGTCACGCCGCGAGTCGCTATCGCGGCCACCACTTCTACCAGCAGTTGTCGTTCCACAACCTTGATACGTTCGTGCAGCGTCTCTTGGTCGTCGCCGTCGAGCACCTCGACGGCTTGCTGGGCCAGTATCGGACCGGTGTCCACTCCGGCATCCACCAGGTGCACCGTACAGCCAGTCACCTTGACGCCGTAGGCCAACGCGTCGGCGACGCCGTGCGCGCCGGGAAACGCCGGCAGCAACGCTGGGTGGGTGTTAACAGTACGGCCGGAGAATCGCGAAAGGAACTGCGGCCCAAGAATTCTCATGAATCCCGCGGACACGATCAGGTCGGGTCGCTGCGCGGCGGTGGCCGCGGTGATGGCGCCGTCCCAGGCGTCGCGGCCCGGATGGTCACCAACCCGCACGGTATAAGTCGGGATGTCGGACGCGGCGGCGATCTCGGTGGCCCGGCAGTCGCGATCGACACCGACGGCCACCACCCGGGCCGGGTAGTCGCCTTGCGCCGCGTCCAGCAGCGAGTTCAGCAACGAACCGGTGCCCGAGGCCAGCACCACCAGCCGCGCCGGTGCACTTGGGGGTACCCGGAGCGGTTCCTGCACACGGCGAGCCTAATCTGCCGCCGCCGAGTGGGCGTGGGGGGCTTTGAGTGCGGCCGCGAGCTCACTCCCGGCTGTCGCGCGGCTCGGCGCTGGGCTCCTCCGACGAGGCTGGGTTCGTATCGCCCTCGCCGCGCGGCATCTCGTGATCGGGTGGCATCTGGTGATCGGGCGGCATCTCGTGGCCGGGGGGCATCTCGTCGTCGCGTCGGATCTCCTCATCGGGCGGCGCATCTTGGTCAGAGAACCCAGCGGCCTCGAGATCGTCGTCGAAAGATCCCAATACGGAGTCGTCCTCGTCGGGGTCGGGGGCAATCGGCTTGGCTCGGGGCCGTCGCCGCCGTCGCCTGACCCCGCCGGCCATCACCACCGTCATCGCACCGACGACGGTGAACCAAAACAGCACCCCGAGGAACATCGCCCCCACATCGACGCCGACTTCTCCGAAGTTGCCCAACCGACCGCCGCCGCCATAGCCGAGCAACGTCATCATCAGCGCGCCGACAACCGCGGCGACCACAAGCTTGGCCATCGCCGCCGGCAACGGCAGCGGTCGCCGGGCGCACTGCTGCCCGACGGCCACCCCGGACGAGGCACCGACGATCAGCAGCGCCACCCAGGCCGGCCCGAGCTGCGGAGTGGGCGCGGCGGCCAGAATCGGGACCGCCGGCACGTCGCCGCCGAACACCGCGAATGCGCTGAACGTCGCGAACCCGATGTGCGCACTGGACCCGACCGCGACCGCCGCGGCCCCGACCATCACGTTGGGCGCATACAGCACCGACAGCACCGCGAGATTGAACTGACCCCAGATGGAGTCGCTGATGCCGAACAGGTCCTGCATGGTCGCCCAGTGCACTACCAGCGATCCCGTCGTCACCACCCCGGAGAGCCCCAGCAAGGCCAGCACCCCGGCGAAGGCGGCGCGCAGCGAGTCGCCCAGCCAATTGGGCAACGGGGACACGGCAAGCGCACGCCGCCCCACCCGCGACCACACCCCGATCGTGGCGCCGATCAGATGCACCACCAGCACGCTGGTGAACGCCCGCAGCGCACTTGGTGTTTGCAGCTCGGTCAGCACTGACGACGCGTCGTGAATGACGGCCAGGGCGATCGCGGTCATGAGCAGCGGGCCACCCACCGCCGACGCCACGATCCAGCGCACCACCAGCCAGGACGAGTATGGCGAGGTCGCGCGCGCAGTCGTGCGAGCCGCACCCCAGACCATCAGCAGCGCCGGCAGCAGCGGCATGATGCCCAGCTCCCGGCCACCGATCGAGACCGGGACCTGATGCACGCCCAGCCACATGCTGGCGATGGCGCCGAGCGCGCCGGTCATGTCGCTGTTGGCAATCAGTAGTTCCAGCAGCGTGACCGCCGCGATGATGACCAGCGCCACCACGGCCGGCGCAAACGCGACCCGGACCAGGTCGCGTGCCTGACGGGCGCCTGCAGCCCGGTTGTCCTCGCTTCTTGCCGACACGCTTCTCACTCTTCGCGTGTCACTCTTTGCGCACCGGCGCGACTAGGCGCGAGAGCGCACGGTCAGACCGGTGCCGAACCAGGCTGGCCGTAGGACTGCTGCCCCCCGGCCGGGTTCGAGTAATTAACGGGGGCCGAACCGCCCTGAGACTCGTTGCCGGCCGACACGGGAGGCGGTGGGCTGAAGCTGGGGAAACCGGTGGGCGGCGTGTGGGTCGGCGGTCCCTGATGCTGCGGCTGGTTGACCGCCTGGGTGGGTTGCGACGGGAAGCCACCGGACTGCGGGTTCTGGCCGGCCGAGTAGCCGCCGTACTGCGAGCCGTAGCCGGGCGCCTGGCCCGGATTCGGCGTGGGCTGCTGTGCTGCACCTGGCTGACCGTAGTACCCGCCCGGCTGGCCGCCGTACTGACCGTATTGGCCGTATTGGCCATAGCCGCTGAACGGGTCGTACTTCGGGCGCGGCGTCGGCGCGGTGATGACGCCGGCTTCCAGCAGCAGTGCGCCGACGGCGGCCACCGCCTGGAACACGATGCACACCAGGACGATCCATAGCGCCCAGCCGGCCGTGAACCCGTCCGGCTTGTTGAAGGTCGAGGAGATGATCAGCAGCACAGCCGCGACGGAAAGCACCGCGACAATCGGCAGGTAGCTCTTGGCCTTCGGCAGCAAGCCCACTCCGGCAAGCAACGCCGCCAGCACCGCCACCGGAACCGCGTACCCGGCGTCACCGTGCAGGTCGCCGCTGATGTCCGATTTGTAAGTGAACATCGGGCCGAAGCTGAAGAAATATGCCAACAGCCCCAACGAGAGCACCGTGATGGCCAGGATCAACCCCAGTTTGCTCTCGGGGGCGGCGGGTTCGGCGCCCGGCTGGGTGGCTACCGGGCCAGAGGCCGGCGCGGCAGCGGGTGTGCTGCCGCTATAGGAGCCCCCCTGCTGGGGTGTATAGCCGGGACTACCGGGCGAGTAGGTCATGGACTCCTCCTAGTTGCTTCCGGTCTGTTGCTTTCCGGTGCCTTGCTTGTGGTGCTCGGCGAGCCGAGGCGGCGTCACTGCCGCCGTGCCAGGCAGTCCAGTGCGGCGCTGCCCGCGACGCGTTCGACCAACCACGCTAGCGCACCGCGCCGGACTAATGCCCGCGCCGGTCGCCGCAGCTCCCGCCGGTGGCCCGCGCCATGGGGAGGGGTGCCTGCAGGTAAAAATAGAACACGTTCTAAATTGGGGCATGGACTACGGACTCGTTCTGTTCACCAGCGACCGCGGCATCTCTCCGGCGGCAGCTGCCAAGCTGGCCGACCACCACGGCTTTCAGACGTTCTACGTGCCCGAACACACCCACATCCCGATCAAGCGGGAGGCAGCCCACCCCACCACGGGTGACGAGACGCTGCCCGACGACCGCTATATGCGCACGCTGGATCCGTGGGTCAGCCTTGGCGCGGCTTCGGCGGTGACGTCACGGGTGCGACTTTCTACCGCGGTGGCATTGCCGGTCGAGCACGACCCGATCACCCTGGCGAAAAGTATTGCCACGCTCGACCATCTGTCCGGCGGGCGGGTAAGCCTGGGCGTTGGGTTCGGCTGGAATACCGACGAGCTCGCCGATCACAACGTGCCGGCCGGCCGTCGTCGCACCATGCTGCGCGAGTATCTCGAGGCGATGCGGGCGCTATGGACTCAGGAAGAGGCCGAGTACGACGGCGAGTTCGTGAAGTTCGGGCCCAGCTGGGCGTGGCCCAAGCCGGTGCAGGCGCACATCCCGGTGTTGGTGGGGGCTGCGGGCAATGAGAAGAACTTCAAGTGGATCGCGCGTAGCGCCGACGGCTGGATCACCACCCCGCGCGACTTCGACATTGACGCGCCAGTGAAGTTGCTCCAAGACACCTGGGCCGCGGCCGGCCGTGACGGAGTCCCGCAAATCGTGGCGCTGGACTTCAAGCCCGATGCCGAGAAACTGGCACGCTGGGCCGACCTCGGCGTGACCGAGGTGCTGTTCGGCTTGCCGGATAGCGACGAAGACAAGGTCGCAGCGTATGTGGAGCGGCTGGCGGGCAAACTCGCCTCGTTCGCCTAGCGCTCCAGCCCCGACCAATCTGTTTCGCGCCGCCGTCACATGGGCGTTGCGTTGGGCGCAGGCGATTGCCTACAGCGTGCAGCGGTTGCCGTGCTCGAAGGACCGCACCTGCACCGGATGCCCAAGCGGGTCGCCGTCGATCAACAGTGCGAGCAACTTGTCGTCCTGGGTGGTGGCCAGGAACCGGCTGCCATCGGCGGTAAGCCGTCCGATGACGATCCCGGTCGAACGACCGTTGTCTCGGCGCACCGTGTACGTCTCAATGACCCCGGAGCCGTCGGGGGTCTCGGTGACCGGCACGGTGGGTTGGCTGTCGATCTGAACCTGCAGCGCGGCGCTGCGGTCCGGCTGCCAGGGTCCCGGCGTGGTCGAGTAGACCCCGACCGAGTACTTGCTCTGAATGCCGCCGTTGGCACCGACGAGGCCGAATTCCCCTGGGGCGCTTCGCATCCGCGTGACCGTTTCGGCGACACCGTGCATCGAATAGTTGTTTCCGGGGCCGCCGAAGAACGGCAGCCCACCGGTGAGGGACAGGCCACGAGGGTCGTCAGGGGCCACCCCAAGGCCGTCGCAGAAGTTGAACACCGGCACTGGGAAACAGCTGTAGAGGTCGAAGGTGGCCACGTCGTGGATACCGATTCCGGCCATGTCGAGGGCCTCGCGCGCGGCTAGCACCGCCGCCGGGTAGCCGCCCAAGTCCTCGCGCTGGAGAAAGGGTTGCGCCTCGAGGTCCCCGTGCCCGCGCAGGTACACCCACTTGACCTCGGGCACCCCGAGCCGGCGCGCCGCATCGACCGACATCAGCACCGCGGCCGCGCCCTGGTTGACCTGGTCGCGTGCGACCAGCAACCTCGGGTACGGCTCGGCGATCATCCGGTTGCTCTCGGTCACGGTGATCAGTTCGTCAACGGTCCGTTCGACCGGTGCCGCCGAAAATGGGTTGGCAGCAGCAACTTTGGTGAACGGCGCGAACAGCTCAGCCATCCTCCGCAGGTATTCGGCAGGCCCCAGCCCGGTTCTCGCCCGTCGCGCGTTCTCCATCAACGCGTACTGCGTCGGCGCATCCACCAAGCCATGGATAACGGTGTAGCGCGAGATCAGTTTCTCGATCCCCGGCCCGCGGTCTTCCAGGTCACCCTCGACCATTTCACTGAAGTCGGGCCTGTCGTCGCGCCCCGCGAAATGCCGCAGGGTCGACGTCGCGTCGGAGCCGAAGACCAGCGCGACCTCCGAGTCGCCCGCGACGATCGCCCCGGCCAGCTCGGTGATCAGATGCTGAGGGCCCTGACCGCCGACGATCTCGAGGATCGCCCGTCGCGGTTCGGCGCCGATACGCTTGGCCACCGACCGCGGATAGTTGTTGGAGCACCCGAGCGGGGCGTTGGCGACAGGCCCGGAAATCTCAAACTGCCGGGTGGCCGCAATGGTGTCGATCTCGGCAGCCACCGCGGTTCCCGCGCAGTCGTCGAGGGCGGCCTGGGCTGCCGCAGCGGCCAATTCGACGGGTGACATGGCCCGGTAGCCGGGGTCATCGATGCGTTCGGCTGCCTGCCCGACACCAACGATGACCGGCGTCCGAGAATCAAGATTCATAGTCTTACTATCGACGGCGCGGTCTTGCGAGACAAACCCGCCGGTCGACGCTATCGGGCTGCCATCCGGAAATTCGTTGCCCAAGGCCATGGTGACCCAACCGCCCGGAACGCGCAGGTGACTACGCGATCCGGCTTGTCTGCACGCAGCGATGCTTCGGCGAACGGGATCGCCGGCATCAAGGGCTGACCAGCCCCCGAAAGCGGAAGAGCACGGCCCCCGCGGGGGACCGTGCTCTGCTGCCTAACTGGACCGATCAGAGGCTGTTGAGGATCTCTCGAGCCAGCGCCGCCGTCTCCGACGGAGTCTTTCCGACCCTCACCCCGGCCGCCTCTAAGGCTTCCTTCTTGGCGGCGGCGGTGCCCGACGAGCCGGACACGATCGCGCCCGCGTGTCCCATCGTCTTTCCTTCCGGTGCAGTGAATCCCGCGACGTAGCCGACGACGGGCTTGGTGACGTTGGCCTTGATGAAGTCGGCGGCCCGCTCCTCGGCGTCACCGCCGATCTCGCCAATCATCACGATGAGCTTGGTGTCGGGGTCCTTCTCGAAGGCCTCAATGGCATCGATATGGGTGGTGCCGATTACCGGGTCGCCGCCGATACCGATCGAGGTGGTGAACCCGAAATCGCGCAGCTCGTACATCATCTGGTAGGTCAGCGTGCCCGACTTGGAAACCAGCCCGACCGGACCGGGCCCGGTGATGTTGGCCGGGGTGATACCGACAAGCGACTGTCCGGGGCTGATGATGCCGGGGCAGTTCGGACCGATGATGCGGGTCTTGAGGCCCTTATTCACGTTGTAGGCCCACGCATAGGCGCTGTCCTGGACCGGGATCCCTTCGGTGATGACCACCAGCAGCGGGATCTCGGCGTCGATAGCCTCGATCATCGCGTCCTTAGCGAATTTCGGCGGCACAAAGATGATCGACACGTCGGCACCGGTCTTCTCGATGGCCTCGACGACGGTGCCGAACACCGGCAGTTCCACGTCGTTGTCGTCGGCGTCCTTGTGCTTGACCGTGGTGCCGGCCTTGCGGGCGTTGACACCGCCAACGATCTGGGTGCCCGCCTTGAGCATCCGCGCGGTGTGCGTGGTGGCCTCGCCGCCGGTGATGCCCTGGACGATGACCTTGTTGTCCTTGGTCAGGAAGATTGCCATTTGGGTCAGGTCTCCTTGTCAGGCGTTCGCCAGCTCGGCGGCTTTGTCGGCGCCGGCGTCCATGGTCTCGGCCTGGATCACCAGCGGGTGGTTGGCGGCGGCCAGAATGCGCCTGCCCTCTTCGACGTTGTTGCCGTCCAAACGCACGACCAAGGGCTTGTTGGCCTCGTCGCCCAGAATCTCCAGCGCCTTGACGATCCCGGTGGCCACCGCATCGCATGCGGTGATGCCGCCGAAGACGTTAACGAACACGCTCTTGACCTCGGGGTCGCCCAGGATCACGTCCAGTCCGGCGGCCATCACCTCCGCGGAGGCGCCGCCGCCGATGTCCAGGAAGTTGGCCGGCTTGACCCCGCCGTGCTTCTCGCCCGCGTAGGCGACGACATCCAGCGTCGACATCACCAGGCCGGCGCCGTTCCCGATGATCCCGACCTCACCGCTGAGCTTGACGTAGTTGAGGTCGTGTTCCTTGGCCTTGAGCTCGAGCGGGTCGGTGGCCTCTTTGTCCTCGAACTCGGCGTGACCGGGCTGGCGGAAGTCGGCGTTCGCGTCCAGAGTTACCTTGCCGTCCAGGGCCAGGATCTTGTCGTCCGGGGTG
The nucleotide sequence above comes from Mycobacterium vicinigordonae. Encoded proteins:
- a CDS encoding vWA domain-containing protein, translated to MANRGHSSRYSAYTGGPDPLAPPVDLREALEAIGQDVMGGTSPRRALSELLRRGTENMRGADRLAAEANRRRRDLLRRNNLDGTLQEIKKLLDEAVLAERKELARALDDDARFSELQLEALPPSPAKAVQELSEYDWRSAEARQKYEQIKDLLGREMLDQRFAGMKQALEGATDEDRQRVKDMLDDLNNLLDKHSRGEDTQQDFQDFMDKHGEFFPENPRNVDELLDSLAKRAAAAQRFRNSLSQEQRDELDTLAQQAFGSPSLMQALGRLDAHLQAARPGEDWDGSQQFSGENPLGMGEGAQVLADIGELEQLADQLSQAYPGATMDDVDLDALARQLGDEAAVDARTLAELERALVNQGFLDRGSDGQWRLSPKALRRLGETALRDVAQQLSGRHGERDHRRAGAAGELTGATRPWQFGDTEPWNISRTLTNAVLRQAGTHNLDEGRPSLRITVDDVEISETETRTQAAVALLVDTSFSMVMENRWLPMKQTALALNHLVTTRFRSDALQIIAFGRYARTVTAGELTGLEGVYEQGTNLHHALALAGRHLRRHPNAQPVVLIVTDGEPTAHLEDFDGEGTSVFFDYPPHPRTISFTVKGFDDMARLGAQITIFRLGSDPGLARFIDQVARRVEGRVVVPDLDGLGAAVVGDYLRSRRRR
- a CDS encoding ATP-binding protein, translated to MTSPSNLPRTVGELRASGHRERGVKQEIRENLLTALADGDEVWPGILGFDDTVIPQLERALIAGHDFVLLGERGQGKTRLLRALTGLLDEWTPVIEGSELGEHPYNPITPEWIRRAAQAQADLPIAWKHRSERYTEKLATPDTSVADLVGDIDPIKVAEGRSLGDPETIAYGLIPRAHRGIVAVNELPDLAERIQVSMLNVMEERDIQVRGYTLRLPLDVLVVASANPEDYTNRGRIITPLKDRFGAEIRTHYPLELSAEIGVIAQEAHLSAQVPDYLFQVIARFARYLRESSSVDQRSGVSARFAIAAAETVAAAARHRGAILGETDPVARVVDLGTVIDVLRGKLEFESGEEGREQAVLEHLLRRATADTASRVLGGIDVGTLVSAVEGGSAVTTGERVSAKDVLAAVPGLPVVDAIARKLGAESEGERAAALELALEALYLAKRVDKVSGEGQTVYG
- a CDS encoding LGFP repeat-containing protein is translated as MRATTKRTAAFSAAIAAFGLIGAGCSNSNKSNEASSSLSSATSAVSSAISSATSSAPASGPSSSASASSTQIPGANGTQYTVEGPILAKWQTLTEAQKKDLGAPFDNQKNTQDNSGVYQQFDGGVLIYRNGGPVYFVWGKIRDAWNANQASQGKLGYPTADEQVQPDGTYKSTFEHGTITWKPGDPEATVTTS
- the purH gene encoding bifunctional phosphoribosylaminoimidazolecarboxamide formyltransferase/IMP cyclohydrolase, whose product is MSIDKKPIRRALISVYDKTGLVELARGLADAGVEIVSTGSTAKAIADKAIPVTRVEELTGFPEVLDGRVKTLHPRVHAGLLADLRKTAHQEALAELGIEAFELVVVNLYPFTQTVESGASEDECVEQIDIGGPSMVRAAAKNHPSVAVVTDPRGYDGALAAVRHGGFSLAERKKLASLAFQHTAEYDIAVANWMQSTLAPEEPAQEFPHFFARYWRRESTLRYGENPHQQAALYADPVAWPGLAQAEQLHGKEMSYNNFTDADAAWRAAFDHERTCVAIIKHANPCGIAISDVSVADAHRKAHECDPLSAFGGVIAANTEVSVEMAEYVSTIFTEVIVAPAYEPGAIEVLSRKKNIRVLVASEPLSGAHELRPISGGLLIQQRDQLDAPGDDPNNWTLATGEPADPATLTDLVFAWRTCRSVKSNAIVIVAGGATIGVGMGQVNRVDAARLAVERGGERVRGAVGASDAFFPFPDGLETLTSAGVKAIVHPGGSVRDDEVTAAAANAGITLYLTGARHFAH
- the purN gene encoding phosphoribosylglycinamide formyltransferase, producing the protein MQEPLRVPPSAPARLVVLASGTGSLLNSLLDAAQGDYPARVVAVGVDRDCRATEIAAASDIPTYTVRVGDHPGRDAWDGAITAATAAQRPDLIVSAGFMRILGPQFLSRFSGRTVNTHPALLPAFPGAHGVADALAYGVKVTGCTVHLVDAGVDTGPILAQQAVEVLDGDDQETLHERIKVVERQLLVEVVAAIATRGVTVTGRKATLG
- a CDS encoding DUF6350 family protein, encoding MRSVSARSEDNRAAGARQARDLVRVAFAPAVVALVIIAAVTLLELLIANSDMTGALGAIASMWLGVHQVPVSIGGRELGIMPLLPALLMVWGAARTTARATSPYSSWLVVRWIVASAVGGPLLMTAIALAVIHDASSVLTELQTPSALRAFTSVLVVHLIGATIGVWSRVGRRALAVSPLPNWLGDSLRAAFAGVLALLGLSGVVTTGSLVVHWATMQDLFGISDSIWGQFNLAVLSVLYAPNVMVGAAAVAVGSSAHIGFATFSAFAVFGGDVPAVPILAAAPTPQLGPAWVALLIVGASSGVAVGQQCARRPLPLPAAMAKLVVAAVVGALMMTLLGYGGGGRLGNFGEVGVDVGAMFLGVLFWFTVVGAMTVVMAGGVRRRRRRPRAKPIAPDPDEDDSVLGSFDDDLEAAGFSDQDAPPDEEIRRDDEMPPGHEMPPDHQMPPDHEMPRGEGDTNPASSEEPSAEPRDSRE
- a CDS encoding DUF5336 domain-containing protein, which encodes MTYSPGSPGYTPQQGGSYSGSTPAAAPASGPVATQPGAEPAAPESKLGLILAITVLSLGLLAYFFSFGPMFTYKSDISGDLHGDAGYAVPVAVLAALLAGVGLLPKAKSYLPIVAVLSVAAVLLIISSTFNKPDGFTAGWALWIVLVCIVFQAVAAVGALLLEAGVITAPTPRPKYDPFSGYGQYGQYGQYGGQPGGYYGQPGAAQQPTPNPGQAPGYGSQYGGYSAGQNPQSGGFPSQPTQAVNQPQHQGPPTHTPPTGFPSFSPPPPVSAGNESQGGSAPVNYSNPAGGQQSYGQPGSAPV